In the genome of Hyphomicrobium sp. CS1GBMeth3, the window CTGTGTTGGTGCGCTGCGCCAGTGTTGCGCGCGGTCTCACCGCCCGGCCCCCTGTAGCGAGCATGAGCCCATGAAGAAAGACGCCGATGTGCATCCCGACTATCACCAGATCACGGTCAAGATGACCGACGGGACGCAATTCGTCACCTATTCCACCTATGGCAAGGAAGGCGACGAGCTTCACCTCGATATCGATCCGTCGTCGCATCCGGCCTGGACGGGCGGCGATCAGCGCCTCATGGACCGCGGCGGCCGCCTGTCGCGCTTCAAGAAGAAGTTCGAGGGCTTCCTCGGCTAAGGGCGCTTTACACGGCTCAAAACAGAAAGGCCCGGTTTCGACCGGGCCTTTTTCTTTGTGGGCTTTGGATTGCGCTCAGCGTGCGGCTGCGCGGCGGCCTGCGAAGGCGCGCTCCAGCGTGTCGAGCTGCGAGGCAACCGGGTTGAGGGCTGTTGACGATTGGCCGTCGGCGGCGACCGGCAGCATGGCACGGTCGAGTTGAACGATGCGGTCGTGGAGCTGGAAGCTGGCGTCGATCAAGTCGCGCAGTCCCTGGGGCAGCTCCGAGAAGCCCTTGGTGTGCGCCGGACGGCCGAGGGTCTGCAGCTTGACGCGGGCACGTTTAGTTTCGGCTTCTTCCGCCGTGATCTCGCCTTCCTTGAGGGCGCGGCGGATCAGGAGCCAGGACGCGAGCTCGAGCAGGCGCGTGGTGAGGCGCATGCTCTCGGTGGCATAGAGAACCGTGATCTGGCTCGGAAGGCCCTTGCTCTCGAGGCGGCCTTCGCCGTCGAGGTAGGTGGCGGAGCGCTCGACCAGGGCCATGCCCTCGGAAAATACGCGGTCGAACTGCTCGGAGGCCTGGAAGCGCTCTCCGAACGAAACCGTCTCGCTCGTAAACAGGGTTTCTACGCTGGAACCGTTGCTCATGACACGTATCGACACAGACGCCTACTCTTTGATCACCATAACATCGCCAGATCCTAAGAGGCCAGAGTTAACAAAATTGGCCAGGAAAGAGACAATCCAGAGGAATCGGGCGTTCCGGGACATCTTTGTTGCAGCTGTGCAAGTCCCGCGCCGAAAAAATTGAGCCGCCTCACGGCGGCTCAGAAGTCAACAGGGAGGCGTCAAACAGGGTGGCTAGGCACCACCCCAGGATCCAGAATGACTGGATGACGGAAAGGGTACGCCCCGATCCCTAATGAACGCTTAATGGTTGACGAGTTCTGCCCGTTTTTCATTTCACGTTTGTTGCGGCCCGGAGCATTAACGGACCGATCGATGTGGCACAGCGCGGCGCTCGCGCGTTTAAGGTTAATCAGCGGGCGTATCGACGCGCGTTGCCAACACCTTGTCGATCCGCCGCCCGTCTAGGTCCACGATCTCGAACCGCCAGCCGCTGGTTTCAACGATCTCGCCGGTGCGGGGAATATGCTCGAAAGCGGCCAGCAGGAAGCCCGCCACGGTCGCGTAGCTCCGCTTCGGTGGCAATAAGATCGCCAGCTTGGCGGCCATCTCGTCGACTGCCATTGAGCCCGAGAGTAGCCAGGAGCCGTTGGCGCGCTGAACGGAGTCGGGATCTTCCTCCTCTGATTTGAAGGCGCCCGCGATCGCCTCGAGCACGTCGACTGGCGTGACGAGGCCTTCGAAGTTTCCGTACTCGTCATGGATCAGCGCGATCGGAACATCCGCGTTACGTAGAGTGCTTAGCGCGTCGAGCGCGTCCATGGTCTCGGGAATGATCGGAACCTTGTGGATGTGAGAGCGGATCTCGAGCGGTTTGCCGGTCAAGACGGCGGCCAGCAGATCGCGCGCCCGCACGGCGCCGACAAGCGCGTCGATCGTCTCCTCTCCAATCGGGATTAGCGAGTGGGGGTTCTCGATCAGCTGCTCGCGGATTTCCTCCTCGCTGGCGGTGATGTCGATCCACTCGACGTCCGTACGCGGCGTCATCAGCCCGACCACCGTGCGGTCGGCGAGACGCATGACGCCGGAGATCATCTCCCGCTCGGGTTTCTCGAGCACGCCTGCGGCTTCAGCCTCGGCGATCAAGATGTTGATTTCCTCGTCCGATACGCGATTCTCGCTGGTTTCCGATTGTCCCATCAGTCGGAAGACAAGGCGCGTCGAGGCGTCGAGCAGGGATACCGCGGGGCTTGCGATGCGCGAAAACGCGGTCATGATCGGCGCAATGGTGGAGGCGATCCGTTCGGAATCGCGCAGCGCGATGTTCTTCGGCACGAGCTCGCCGATGATGACCGAAAGATACGTGATGACGGCGATGACCGTGCCGTAGCCGAGTGGCGTGGCCACGGTTTCCGGAACGCCGGCGTCGCGCAGGGCCGCGTAGGCGTACTGACCGAAGGTCTCGCCCGAGTAGACGCCGTTGATCGTGCCGATCATCGTGATGCCGATCTGTACGGCCGACAGGAAGCGGCCAGGATCATTGGAGAGCGCGAGTGCGCTTTCCGCTCCTTTTCGTCCCGATGCGGCGAGCGCTTTCAGACGTGGTTGGCGCGAGGAGACGATGGCCAGCTCCGACAACGCAAAAAGTCCGTTGAGGAGAATTAGGCTGAGAACAATCAGAATCTCAATCAAGGTTTTTGCGGCCGACTTGGTCGATGGTGCTTTGAATCAGGAAACACGTCTCCATCGCGGACCGAGATCCGTGATGCGTGTTTCGAAAGCACTCGTGCGTCGAGGCCACTCCATGTTGCGAAGAGGCGGAATGCTATCGGGTGGCTAGGCTGCGGTCAATCCGGTGCAAGCCCTATGTTTTCCAGGCATTTTCGAAAATGCATCACGCTGACGGCTTCTTGAACAGAGCCGCGGCGGCGCTTTCATGTGCGCGCTTTTTGCTCAACTCCGCCTTCACGCGCTCGATCTCTTTCTCGAAGGCCGCGACGCGGCTCTCGAGTTCGGCGACCGACAGCGTTTCCAGATTGTCTCCGATGCTTGCCGCCTTCTGCAGCGCAGGACGTGCCTCGTCCCAATCCATGGCGTTCTCCCGTCGCGGATGTCTTGTTTGGGATAAGCGTGGCACTTTCGTGCGCCTGTCTCAAGCGGTGCGGGTTGTCCGATTGTCGTGCTGCGGGTATGCACGCCTGCGAGATCTGCCACGAGGAGCCTTTCATGACGACGCTGCCCGAGACCATGACCGCCATCGCCATCCAGGGCAAAGGCGGGCCCGAGGTTCTCGTGGCCGAGGAGCGTCCGGTGCCCACGCCCGGCGCCGGGCAGGTGCTGATCAAGGTCGCGGCGGCTGGTGTCAATCGACCGGACGTGCTGCAGCGCAAGGGGCTCTATCCGGCGCCGAAGGGTCATTCCGAACTGCCCGGACTCGAGGTGTCGGGAACCGTTGCTGCGCTGGGCGAGGGGGCGACGCGGTTCAAGGTTGGCGATCGCGTCATGGCTCTGCTCAACGGCGGCGGCTACGCCGAGTTCGCGCTTGCCGAGGAGCCGGGGACGCTGCCCATTCCCACTGACATCCCGTTCGCCAGCGCGGCGGCCATTCCGGAGACCTTCTTCACGGTCTGGCACAACGTGTTCGAGCGAGGCGCGCTCAAGTCCGGCGAATGGTTCCTCGTGCATGGGGGCACGAGCGGCATCGGTGTGACGGCCATTCAGCTCGCGGCTGCGCTAGGTGCGAAGGTCATCGCAACGGCGGGGTCCGCGGAAAAATGCGAAGCTTGCGTCAAGCTCGGAGCGCGGCGCGCCGTCGACTACACGGCGGTGGATTTCGTCGAGGTGGTGAAGGCGGAGACCGAGGGGCGCGGCGTCGACGTCATCCTCGATATGGTCGGCGGCGATTACGTGGATCGCAACATCCGCTCGCTCGCGGATGACGGTCGGCTTGTCAACATCGGCTATCAGTCAGGATCGAAGGTCACGGTCGACATGATGCGCGTGATGCTGAAGCGGCTGACGCTCACCGGTTCGACGCTGCGCATCCGGCCGACGGCCGTCAAAGGTGCGATCGCGCGCGCCGTGGGAGCACACGCTGTGCCGCTGGTCGCTGCGGGCAAGGTCAAGGTCGTGATCGACAGCACGTTTCCGCTCGCCAAGGCAGCAGACGCGCACGCGCGCATGGAGACGAGCCAGCACATCGGCAAGATCGTGTTGACGGTAGCGGAGTAAGCCGCCGAGCTCATTCGTCGCTATTCGGCTGGAGCCGTGGCCGTGGGAGAGGCCGGCTCTTCTGCGTGGTGCGACGAGCCGATGAGGCTGAGGACCGTCGGGATCACGAACAGCGTCAAAAGCGTGCCGAGGGTCATGCCGCCGACGATGACCCAGCCGATCTGCTGGCGGCTTTCGGCGCCAGCCCCGGTTGCGATCGCGAGCGGCACGGCGCCGAGAACCATGGCACCGGTCGTCATCAGGATCGGGCGCAGACGCAGCGTCGCGGCCTCGATCACAGCATCTACGCGCCGCCGGCCCGCTTCTTCGAGCTGGTTGGCGAACTCGACGATCAGAATGCCGTGCTTGGTGATCAGGCCGACCAGCGTCACGAGGCCGATCTGCGAATAGACGTTGAGCGAGCCGCCGACGAGATAGAGCAAGCCGAGCGCACCGCACATGGAAAGCGGCACAGTGATCAGGATGATCAGCGGATCGCGGAAGCTCTCAAACTGAGCCGCGAGCACCAGATAGATGAAGGCCAGCGCCAGCACGAAGACCAGCGCCAGGCTCTCGCTCGAGGCGCGATAGTCACGGCTCTGGCCGTTGACGTCGGTCTGGACGGTGCGCGGCAGCACATCGTCCGCTGTCCGCTCGAGGTGATCGAGCACCTCGCCGAGCGCGTAGCCCGGCGTGATGTTGGCCGATAGCGTGACGGAGCGCAGCTGGTTGAAGCGTCTCAGCTCCTTGGGAGCAACGCTCTCGATCACCTTCACGATGTTGGAGAGCTGGATCATCTCGCCGGTCGGCGAGCGCAGGAAGATCGTATCGAGCGCTGCCGGTGTCGAGCGGTCCGGAATGTCGAGCTGGACCATGACGTCGTACTGCTCTCCGTTCATCTCGAAGCGGGTCACCTGCCGGCCGCCGAGCAGCGTTTCCAGCGTGCGGCCGACAACGTTCACGTCGAGACGCAGGTCGGAGACCTTGGCGCGATCCATCTCGATGCGGAACTCGGGTGTGTTGAGCTTGA includes:
- the rpmE gene encoding 50S ribosomal protein L31; this translates as MKKDADVHPDYHQITVKMTDGTQFVTYSTYGKEGDELHLDIDPSSHPAWTGGDQRLMDRGGRLSRFKKKFEGFLG
- a CDS encoding DUF1465 family protein — encoded protein: MSNGSSVETLFTSETVSFGERFQASEQFDRVFSEGMALVERSATYLDGEGRLESKGLPSQITVLYATESMRLTTRLLELASWLLIRRALKEGEITAEEAETKRARVKLQTLGRPAHTKGFSELPQGLRDLIDASFQLHDRIVQLDRAMLPVAADGQSSTALNPVASQLDTLERAFAGRRAAAR
- a CDS encoding hemolysin family protein, with amino-acid sequence MIEILIVLSLILLNGLFALSELAIVSSRQPRLKALAASGRKGAESALALSNDPGRFLSAVQIGITMIGTINGVYSGETFGQYAYAALRDAGVPETVATPLGYGTVIAVITYLSVIIGELVPKNIALRDSERIASTIAPIMTAFSRIASPAVSLLDASTRLVFRLMGQSETSENRVSDEEINILIAEAEAAGVLEKPEREMISGVMRLADRTVVGLMTPRTDVEWIDITASEEEIREQLIENPHSLIPIGEETIDALVGAVRARDLLAAVLTGKPLEIRSHIHKVPIIPETMDALDALSTLRNADVPIALIHDEYGNFEGLVTPVDVLEAIAGAFKSEEEDPDSVQRANGSWLLSGSMAVDEMAAKLAILLPPKRSYATVAGFLLAAFEHIPRTGEIVETSGWRFEIVDLDGRRIDKVLATRVDTPAD
- a CDS encoding DUF1192 domain-containing protein encodes the protein MDWDEARPALQKAASIGDNLETLSVAELESRVAAFEKEIERVKAELSKKRAHESAAAALFKKPSA
- a CDS encoding NAD(P)H-quinone oxidoreductase, with translation MTTLPETMTAIAIQGKGGPEVLVAEERPVPTPGAGQVLIKVAAAGVNRPDVLQRKGLYPAPKGHSELPGLEVSGTVAALGEGATRFKVGDRVMALLNGGGYAEFALAEEPGTLPIPTDIPFASAAAIPETFFTVWHNVFERGALKSGEWFLVHGGTSGIGVTAIQLAAALGAKVIATAGSAEKCEACVKLGARRAVDYTAVDFVEVVKAETEGRGVDVILDMVGGDYVDRNIRSLADDGRLVNIGYQSGSKVTVDMMRVMLKRLTLTGSTLRIRPTAVKGAIARAVGAHAVPLVAAGKVKVVIDSTFPLAKAADAHARMETSQHIGKIVLTVAE